A portion of the Musa acuminata AAA Group cultivar baxijiao chromosome BXJ1-1, Cavendish_Baxijiao_AAA, whole genome shotgun sequence genome contains these proteins:
- the LOC135587341 gene encoding uncharacterized protein LOC135587341, whose amino-acid sequence MDRYKKVEKPREQTPINDNEIRITSQGRVHSYITYATSLLQEKGSSEIVFKAMGKAINKTITVVELMKRRIVGLHQITATGSTDITDTWEPLEEGLLPVETTRHLSIITITLSKKELDTSAVGYQSPLPADQVKPMQEFENGGDIEVSPTGHGRGRGGRGRGRAPRNGVIEDDGDGGSDNRGRGYVRGGYVRGRGRNYGRRGGYGGQLNNLHETGYNEQTLMPPRGRGRGRGRGQTRGRGLDSRSKEPVQAVNSGA is encoded by the exons ATGGATCGGTACAAGAAGGTGGAGAAACCAAGGGAGCAGACCCCCATTAACGACAATGAGATTCGTATCACATCTCAGGGGAGGGTGCACAGCTACATTACCTACGCCACTAGTCTGCTTCAG GAGAAAGGTTCAAGTGAGATTGTTTTCAAGGCAATGGGTAAAGCTATTAATAAAACTATAACGGTTGTGGAATTGATGAAG AGGAGGATTGTTGGTCTTCATCAGATTACTGCTACTGGAAGTACTGATATAACTGATACATGGGAACCATTGGAGGAAGGACTACTTCC GGTTGAGACTACTAGGCATCTGTCTATAATCACTATAACATTATCAAAGAAGGAGCTGGATACATCTGCAGTTGG ATACCAATCTCCTTTGCCTGCAGATCAGGTGAAGCCAATGCAAGAGTTTGAGAATGGAGGAG ATATAGAAGTTTCACCTACTGGTCATGGTAGAGGTCGTGGTGGTCGTGGCAGGGGAAGGGCTCCTA GAAATGGTGTGATCGAGGATGATGGTGATGGAGGATCAGACAATCGGGGTCGTGGTTATGTTAGAGGTGGCTATGTTCGTGGCAGAGGTCGCAATTATGGGCGTCGAGGTGGCTATGGTGGCCAACTTAATAATTTGCATGAGACAGGCTACAATGAACAAACACTTATGCCTCCCAGAGGCAGAG GTCGTGGTCGTGGTCGGGGCCAAACCAGAGGAAGAGGCCTTGATTCCAGATCAAAAGAACCGGTCCAGGCAGTTAACAGTGGAGCATGA